The Castanea sativa cultivar Marrone di Chiusa Pesio chromosome 11, ASM4071231v1 genome contains a region encoding:
- the LOC142617771 gene encoding uncharacterized protein LOC142617771 yields the protein MSDNSSNSTNAPIINKELEKGDDSNVLNPISTSSSVVSSKHLQQIPPETNESSSKGKQSSLTEREIQIEVWSTESKEQQEKSVQTELTENLEAFYKLLENISKSLDELETLINSTSSSSNITTESLADIKSFFNKSVDNVLLNDAWLSKYRKAAALLFDKTSILGKNKGDLLKNFNVDLDREVNRFRTAVEKEKKRAELLKNRSKYVEALDTYKTALQPCRDEMQMMASKHEEMKKNLREYEMIMIQKMPPFQQVYSQQSSIDTEISSLRVNEQLLQQEDQEIDSLRREPSISWSGLIAAFYN from the coding sequence AGAAGGGGGACGATTCTAATGTTTTGAATCCAATTTCCACGTCCTCAAGTGTGGTATCCTCTAAGCATTTACAACAAATTCCTCCCGAAACAAATGAATCCTCAAGCAAGGGAAAACAATCATCGTTGACTGAACGAgaaattcaaattgaagtttggAGTACCGAGTCCAAAGAACAGCAAGAGAAATCAGTACAAACTGAATTGACAGAAAACTTGGAGGCTTTTTATAAGCTCTTAGAGAATATATCTAAATCTCTAGATGAACTGGAAACACTAATCAACTCTACCTCTTCCTCTTCTAATATCACAACAGAGTCCCTTGCAGATATTAAATCTTTCTTCAATAAATCGGTTGATAATGTTCTTTTGAATGATGCCTGGTTATCCAAGTACAGAAAAGCTGCTGCACTCTTGTTTGACAAAACCAGTATCCTTGGAAAGAACAAGGGTGACCTTTTAAAGAACTTCAATGTTGATCTAGATAGGGAAGTTAATCGTTTTAGGACTGCggttgaaaaagagaaaaagagagctGAACTTCTTAAAAACCGAAGCAAATATGTTGAAGCTCTAGACACTTACAAGACTGCACTTCAACCCTGTCGAGATGAGATGCAAATGATGGCTTCCAAACatgaagaaatgaagaaaaatctTCGAGAGTATGAAATGATTATGATTCAGAAGATGCCCCCTTTCCAACAAGTGTATTCTCAACAGAGTAGCATCGATACAGAGATTAGTAGTTTACGAGTGAATGAACAGCTTTTACAACAAGAAGACCAAGAAATTGACAGCCTTCGTAGAGAACCTTCAATTTCTTGGAGTGGTCTCATTGCTgcattttataactaa
- the LOC142614540 gene encoding uncharacterized protein LOC142614540, with the protein MADNSDDVKVFYKLLENISKSLEEMQTVFKSASSSSNATTESLAVIKRFFNTSIDAALLDDAFLYQFKNAAESLVDNTSILGQDKNERLKNFNNQINSKVDNLKAAAEKEKRRAALEKTRNEHVGTLESYRSAFQPCRDEMQKMVTNHEALKKGLRDYEKLMIEQMPPCKNVYSQQQSSIESEISAFQRNEQLLQQESQEIDKLRKEPSIDWTGLIAAFYN; encoded by the exons ATGGCCG ACAATTCCGATGATGTTAAGGTTTTTTATAAGCTCTTAGAGAATATCTCTAAATCTCTTGAGGAAATGCAAACAGTATTCAAGTCTGCCTCTTCCTCTTCTAATGCCACAACAGAGTCCCTTGCAGTGATTAAACGTTTCTTCAATACGTCGATTGATGCTGCTCTTTTGGATGATGCTTTCTTATACCAGTTCAAAAATGCTGCTGAAAGCTTGGTTGACAATACCAGTATCCTTGGACAGGACAAGAATGAACGTTTAAAGAACTTCAATAATCAGATCAATAGTAAAGTTGATAATTTAAAGGCTGcagctgaaaaagaaaaaaggagagcTGCACTTGAAAAAACACGAAATGAACATGTTGGAACTCTAGAGAGTTACAGGAGTGCATTTCAACCCTGTCGAGATGAGATGCAAAAGATGGTTACCAACCATGAAGCACTGAAGAAAGGGCTTCGAGATTATGAAAAGCTGATGATTGAGCAGATGCCCCCTTGCAAAAATGTGTATTCTCAACAACAAAGTAGCATTGAGTCAGAGATAAGTGCTTTTCAAAGGAATGAACAGCTTTTACAACAAGAAAGCCAAGAAATTGACAAACTTCGTAAAGAACCTTCAATTGATTGGACTGGTCTGATTGCTGCATTTTATAATTAA